The following proteins come from a genomic window of Gossypium raimondii isolate GPD5lz chromosome 5, ASM2569854v1, whole genome shotgun sequence:
- the LOC105768348 gene encoding uncharacterized protein LOC105768348: MEPRGACRSNRSSFEKWVAIVLTFLAVVSPLYVNQKPTELELEEQSMDFTSWLCLLFVLLLLAFAFWLYLNQSFTRFDRHWIRPSRYSSYERLVAIGLIVLGVLSPLYINKGTSELEPDEQPINFASWLPLLLLILTLAIATLLFCDRGCTKFDPNWIHRVGGSSAGILLVLLILAVVLKCKNAG; encoded by the coding sequence ATGGAGCCTAGAGGTGCTTGCAGATCAAACAGGTCTTCATTTGAGAAATGGGTGGCAATTGTATTGACCTTTCTAGCTGTGGTTTCACCTCTCTACGTCAACCAAAAGCCAACAGAGCTGGAGCTTGAAGAGCAATCCATGGACTTCACCTCATGGTTATGTCTCCTGTTTGTGCTACTGCTCTTGGCCTTTGCTTTCTGGCTTTACTTGAACCAGAGCTTTACCAGGTTCGACCGTCATTGGATTAGGCCGAGCAGGTATTCATCATATGAAAGACTGGTTGCAATAGGCTTGATAGTCTTAGGTGTTCTTTCTCCTCTTTATATCAACAAGGGCACGAGTGAGCTCGAACCTGATGAGCAGCCCATCAACTTTGCTTCTTGGTTGCCTCTTCTGCTATTGATATTAACCTTGGCCATCGCTACATTGCTTTTCTGTGATAGAGGCTGTACGAAGTTCGATCCTAACTGGATTCATAGAGTTGGGGGTTCTTCTGCTGGGATCTTACTGGTTCTTTTGATTCTTGCTGTCGTTTTGAAGTGTAAGAATGCCGGTTGA
- the LOC105768346 gene encoding uncharacterized protein LOC105768346 — translation MAMVLWLLFSPFLFLSVSANTQTKVTDNPADELVAALNANRTAHKSSALTDNPGLACIALQYIKAYQGDCKAVGEAKKPADSEFAETFAPDCGVEASTLSPITGRLLGCQSKYVKPSEAFSMLMKNEKSLEILYNKNHTEVGAGVTGSDGGGPYFWCVLFSNGKHNSSFVAQGGVAKISRPGCFSGANDECSSANDLSRLHQMWLYAITAFVAAGYAFGI, via the exons ATGGCAATGGTTTTATGGcttcttttttctccttttctgtTCTTATCTGTTTCTGCCAACACTCAGA CCAAAGTAACCGATAACCCTGCGGATGAATTGGTGGCTGCGCTTAATGCCAATAGGACAGCTCACAAGTCATCGGCTCTCACCGACAACCCAGGCCTGGCCTGCATTGCTTTGCAATATATAAAAGCATACCAAGGTGACTGTAAAGCTGTAGGAGAGGCCAAGAAGCCCGCTGACTCCGAATTTGCTGAAACTTTTGCCCCCGACTGTGGTGTGGAAGCCTCAACCCTCTCTCCAATCACTGGTCGTTTACTTGGATGCCAATCGAAATACGTCAAGCCTTCTGAAGCTTTCTCGATGTTGATGAAAAACGAGAAGAGTTTGGAAATTCTTTACAATAAGAACCACACTGAAGTTGGGGCTGGTGTGACCGGCTCCGATGGTGGGGGTCCCTATTTCTGGTGTGTACTTTTCAGCAACGGTAAGCATAACAGTAGCTTTGTTGCACAAGGTGGTGTGGCTAAAATCTCGAGACCGGGATGCTTTAGTGGTGCCAATGATGAATGCAGCAGTGCTAATGATTTATCTCGACTTCATCAAATGTGGCTGTACGCCATAACAGCTTTCGTTGCTGCAGGATATGCCTTCGGAATATGA
- the LOC105769821 gene encoding cytokinin dehydrogenase 7: MIAYLGRIVHNNDAESKLDDDVSSISKSLDLQGSIENGDVSSLASKDFGGLYSVKPLFLIKPSGAEDISRVVKLASRTSNLTVAARGNGHSINGQAMAEGGLVIDMCSTEKNHFEFLPINGSHYIDVSGGALWEDVLTRCVSRYGYAPRSWTDYLSLTVGGTLSNAGVSGQAFRYGPQTSNVTELEVVTGKGEITVCSETLNSELFFGVLGGLGQFGIITRARIKLQQAPDMVRWIRVVYSEFEEFTRDAEFLVTQKEGESFDYVEGFVFCNNDDPFNGWPSVPLDPGHEFNPTHISQTAGSVLYCLEVAFHYRNSDHPTVDTAVNGLLGRLRFVEGLKSQVDVSYTKFLLRVNRAEEQVKANGTWDGPHPWLNLFVSKSDVVNFDRTVFKTMLKDGVGGPMLIYPLLRSKWDDRTSVVLPEGEIFYIVALLRFVPNGPSVEKSVAQNREIVNWCIKVGLDFKLYLPHYQSKEDWERHFGNRWSRFVERKASFDPMAILAPGQNIFRRDLPNIIIGREF, encoded by the exons ATGATAGCTTACTTGGGGCGAATCGTACACAACAACGACGCCGAGTCCAAGCTCGACGACGATGTTTCCAGCATATCTAAATCCCTCGACCTACAAGGCAGCATCGAAAACGGTGATGTTAGCAGTTTAGCCAGTAAAGATTTCGGTGGTCTTTATTCGGTTAAGCCCTTGTTCTTAATCAAACCCTCTGGAGCGGAAGATATAAGTCGGGTCGTTAAGCTTGCATCGAGGACCTCCAATTTGACGGTGGCGGCAAGGGGTAACGGCCACTCAATTAACGGTCAGGCGATGGCCGAGGGGGGGCTCGTGATAGACATGTGTTCGACGGAGAAAAACCATTTCGAATTCTTGCCAATCAATGGCTCTCATTATATCGATGTTTCCGGCGGGGCATTATGGGAAGACGTCTTGACACGGTGCGTCTCGAGGTACGGCTATGCTCCGAGGTCGTGGACGGATTACCTCAGCTTAACGGTGGGTGGGACTTTATCTAACGCTGGCGTTAGTGGACAAGCTTTCCGTTATGGTCCGCAAACGTCGAACGTGACGGAATTGGAAGTTGTAACTGGAAAAGGAGAAATAACGGTTTGCTCCGAAACGCTAAACTCCGAACTCTTTTTCGGAGTCCTCGGCGGGCTTGGTCAGTTCGGTATTATTACCCGAGCAAGAATTAAGCTACAACAAGCTCCAGACATG GTAAGATGGATAAGGGTAGTGTATTCTGAGTTTGAGGAGTTTACTCGGGATGCTGAGTTTCTGGTGACTCAGAAAGAAGGCGAGTCGTTTGATTACGTGGAAGGGTTCGTATTCTGTAACAATGATGATCCGTTCAATGGTTGGCCATCCGTGCCATTGGACCCGGGCCATGAGTTCAACCCGACTCATATCTCTCAAACCGCCGGCTCAGTCCTCTACTGCCTCGAAGTGGCTTTCCATTACCGCAACAGTGACCACCCAACTGTAGATACg GCCGTAAACGGGCTTCTTGGACGGCTACGATTCGTTGAAGGGTTGAAATCCCAGGTGGACGTAAGCTACACGAAGTTCTTACTGCGTGTAAACCGAGCGGAGGAACAAGTGAAAGCCAATGGCACTTGGGATGGTCCTCACCCTTGGTTGAACCTCTTCGTGTCTAAATCGGACGTCGTTAATTTTGATCGGACGGTGTTTAAAACGATGTTGAAAGATGGAGTCGGTGGGCCCATGCTGATCTACCCTCTTCTGCGTAGCAA ATGGGATGATCGAACGTCTGTGGTGTTACCCGAAGGTGAAATCTTCTACATCGTGGCTTTGCTACGCTTCGTTCCCAATGGCCCATCTGTTGAAAAATCGGTTGCTCAAAACCGTGAGATTGTAAATTGGTGCATCAAAGTGGGTTTGGATTTCAAGTTATACCTCCCTCACTACCAATCAAAAGAGGATTGGGAACGACATTTTGGGAATCGATGGTCAAGATTTGTGGAGAGGAAGGCTAGCTTTGATCCTATGGCCATACTTGCACCGGGGCAAAATATTTTCAGGAGGGACCTACCGAATATCATAATTGGCAgggaattttaa